The nucleotide window GGCTGTTTCCACTCTCAGTTGTTTACCGGGCTGGTTCCTCTCTCCGTTCTTTACCGGGCTGGTTCCTCTCTCCGTTGTTTACCGGGCTGGTTCCTCTCTCCGTTGTTTACCGGGCTGGTTCCACTCTCCGTTCTTTACCGGGCTGGTTCCACTCTCCGTTCTTTACCGGGCTGGTTCCTCTCTCCGTTGTTTACCGGGCTGGTTCCTCTCTCCGTTGTTTACCGGGCTGGTTCCTCTCTCCGTTGTTTACCGGGCTGGTTCCTCTCTCCGTTGTTTACCGGGATGGTTCCTCTCTCCGTTGTTTACCGGGCTGTTTCCGCTCTCAGTTGTTTACCAGGCTGGTTCCTCTCTCAGTTGTTTACCGGGATGGTTCCACTCTCCGTTCTTTACCGGGCTGGTTCCACTCTCCGTTCTTTACCGGGCTGGTTCCACTCTCCGTTCTTTACCGGGCTGGTTCCTCTCTCCGTTGTTTACCGGGCTGGTTCCTCTCTCCGTTGTTTACCGGGCTGGTTCCTCTCTCAGTTGTTTACCGGGATGGTTCCTCTCTCAGTTGTTTACCGGGATGGTTCCTCTCTCCGTTCTTTACCGGGCTGGTTCCACTCTCCGTTCTTTACCGGGTTGGTCCCTCTCTCCGTTGTTTACCAGGCTGGtccctcttttatttttttgctgacatTGAGAAGCCTGTGAGAAGCCCTATGTAGGTGTGGTGTCAGAGTCAGTGCAGAGTCATAGTTGGTACCCTTCCACCTCCATGTGCCCCTTTGTATTACGCCCTCGATTGTcatattttttcttatataaccTGTCACAATTTGCTTCTTCTTCAGGAAATGCCACGGTCCTTTTTGGTAAAAAGCAAGAAAACTCACAGTTACCACCAACATCGCTACTCAGAAGATGAAGGTCCACCCGAGGAGAGTCCGGTCACTGCAATATGCCAAGGTAAGTAATTCAGTCACATCCATCCTGGTGAACTGACCCTGGATGGGCAATAGTCACACCACTTCATGGTCCCCCATCCAGATGCTGAAGACCTGTACAGACCCAATACAGCTAAAGCTTTGTTACAATTGCATCCAGCTAAGACAGTCATCTGTGAGATAAACACGTCAGCAGCTCAATCCGCTCTCCTATACCaattgtttgttacaatgtatcagtgcaggtaaaatgtatcagtctagagTCCAGGCTGTTAAACTCACAGtgaattgtctagactggatacaactgtagaAAACCTTCAGCTATGGGAAGTATAAGGTCGGGAGCGTTTTCAGCATTTGAAGACTgttaccattcactgacagccagcAGAGACTCTTCTAAAAGATTTTGGTGTCTGtttgaacacgttgtgtattaatTAGCTCTGTATAAACAGGGAACTAAATCATATCCCCATTTCCTCTTCCAAAACATTGTCCATAATGTGATTTATAAACTTTTATTAATGACTTCCCGGTTAATATATCCCGTGAACGCTCTGAGCTGAGCAGAAATGGCGCCTCTACTCTCGTATTCTAAGTTTCGGGACCCCTACCGATCTGCACTATGTATGAAGGGGGCGCTgtgttctgtgtttacaaaggcacagcgccatacatcgGGTTGTGGCTGTACCTGGTACTGCTGCTTAGTAACATTCACACACCAGGGGGGTATGGAGAGTCACATGATGGAATGAGCAGGGTccctcagcagcacagagtattttaggagagtaGTGTGCGGATCTTGTAGGGGTTATGGATGGAAAGTcacatagtgggaggagcagtgtctcaagcagcacagagtatttccggAGAGAAGTGCTCTGATGGGGGTACTGGAGAGTCACATGATGGGACTAGCAGTGTCCCtcagcagtacagagtatttcagaaaatAAGTGTTCTCATCTTGTTGCGGTTACTGATTGAGAGTTACATAGAGGGAGGAGCAGGGTCCTtcagcagcacagtgtatttcaggAGAGGGTTGTGCGGCTCCTGTGGGGGTCACTGATGGAGAGTCACATGGTGGGAGGAGCAGGGTccctcagcagcacagagtatttcaggagaggggtGTGCGGATCCTCTGTGGGTCTCTGATGGAGAGTCACATGGTGCACGGTCACTGACTATTGTGAGAATATTGGAGGGTGCAGAGGCTCCTGCTGTCTCCTGCCTGTCAGGGCATCTTATAGACGGGTCATATAACATAGTCCGGAGGTAATAACCTGCCCTGCAAGGTGCGGCCACCTGACTCATACCCAGGCTGACGAGTGCCAGCAGTTACCCCTCACCCTCAGGGCGCATTCAAATCAACTCTATTCAAATCCCCATTGTCTGCCTATAACTTGTTACTGGAAGCGGAAACCAGAGGAGACCTCCACCATGTGTCCATCACTGACCCCACACCCTACATCATCATCGACTGCATCATGTATCTAAGCTCATGTATCTAACATATTTGTATGTCACAGCTAACCAGTGGCTGGAGGGACGGCCTGTCATTTCTACACAAATTCTCCGTCATCcccgtatcacatatgataggattagatacagcagctcagcagacagtatcacacatgatagattagatacacagctcagcagacagtatcaaacatgatagattagatacacggctcagcagacagtatcacacatgataggattagatacaatggctcagcagatagtatcacacatgataggattagatacagtggctcagcagacagtatcacacatgataggattagatacacagctcagcacacagtatcacacatggtaggattagatacacagctcagcagacagcatcacacatgataggattagatacacatatcagcagatagtatcacacatggtaggtttagatacacagctcagcagacagtatcacacatgataggattagatacacagctcagcagacagtatcacacatgataggattagatacacagctcagcagacagcatcacacatgataggattagatacacagctcagcagacagtatcacacatgataggattagatacacagctcagcacacagtatcacacatgataggattagatacacagctcagcagacagtatcacacatgataggattagatacacagctcagcagacagtatcacacatgataggattagatacatggctcagcagacagtatcacacatgataggattagatacagcagctcagcagacagtatcacacatgataggattagatacacggctcagcagacagtatcacacatgataggattagatacacagctcagcagacagtatcacacatgataggattagatacatggctcagcagacagtatcacacatgataggattagatacagcagctcagcagacagtatcacacatgatcggcttagatacatggctcaggaggcagtatcacacatgattggcttagatacatcagcCTGGGAATTATTATAGCTGTGATACGGGATTGGTTGGGTGCCTGACAAGGATGTACCGCTAGGATATGTTTTTTCAATTCAATCAAAGCCGGATTTTCAAACATACATAAATTGGCTCAGTGTCTGTACAAACATTGTGGTTTCTGTCACACACAGCGTCAACAAATACAAGTCTGCAGCGCCGATCCTGGTGGATTATATTCCCCGATCCTGTACATTATAGGGCCGGACATAGAAGTGAGGGGGCACCAAAGCAGCAATCAAAGAGCACCCCCTTCCCTGTTCGTGTCTGTTTCCtccatctcacccctatatctagAGGACGGGCGAACTCACCCTCACCCAGCCCAGCctagggggatagaggggccacatgatcaTTTACCCCCTATTCTTAGGGCCTGTGGAAAAGGGGAACCTGCGGAAATGAAATGTTCCCAGATCTCCTTCTAAACATTCACAATctttttattatcattttttaGATATTTTCATATTTCTTCTGTATAATATTACACTAGATGACGGCGAATCGGACAACGGGCATTTGTCCAGCATCGCCCTCAAAGAAAACGCCCCTGAGGATCTGACCAAGAGCAGTCACGTCCATTCAGAAGACGACACAGCGAGACCCCTTTATTTGAGTAGAGGCATCTCTACGGCTTCAGGCCCAGGTATAGTACTACAGCACTCATCATCCAACTAAGGGAAGATGCCTATGAATGTATTAATAATTCCACGTTTCATCCTTTCTTCCAGGGATCCCTATGTCCTTGCTCCCCATAAAGTCGTACCCTTCGCTCCCCCTGTCCGCCTTCTACAAGCAGAGCCTATCCTGGGAGTCCCTGCATTCTGCCTATAGCTTCAAACAAGTCCCGTCCCACGTACACCCCGCCATGCTGCAGAGGCCTATAGGATTATACAGCAGCCCCCCTGCAACTCCCGAGTCCAACTACGATCACCCCATTAATTATAGCCTTGGATTCTCCTCTCCTATAGACAATTATCACTGCGTCAAGTGCAGCAAGGTAAGAGGTCTCCAGTCTGGGATGTAGTGGGCGTACGACGAGGGCGGCTGCAGGTTAAGCATTCAGTATAGGACACAGAactattatattttataaaaaaaaacagacaaactcCTCTGTCCTTTAGGTTTTCTCTACATCTCATGGATTGGAGGTCCATGTCCGGAGGTCTCATAGTGGAACTCGACCATTTGTCTGTGATACTTGTGGGAAATCCTTTGGTCATGCCGTCAGTCTTGAGCAGCATCTCAATGTTCACTCACAGGTGAGGCCCTTAGTGTGCAGtgtactgctgagctgtgtatctaagcctatcatgtgtgacactgtctgctgagctgtgtatctaatcctatcatgtgtgatacggtccgctgagctgtgtatctaagcctatcatgtgtgatactgtctgctgagccgtgtatctaagcatataattcgtgatactgtcttctcagccatgtatctaatcctatcatgtgtgatacaccaGCAACTACGTGTTAATAACAATTCCTCATATCTCACAGGAAAGGAGCTTTGAGTGCAAGATGTGTGGCAAAACATTTAAGCGTTCTTCTACGTTATCCACCCACCTGCTCATCCACTCAGACACTCGGCCCTATCCATGCCAGTTCTGTGGAAAGCGTTTCCACCAAAAGTCTGACAtgaaaaaacatacatacatccaCACTGGTGAGTTATACtgcatctatattatatattggccctgtgtacaagaatataactactataatactgcgcctatatacaagaatataactactataatactgcctcctatatacaagaatataactactataatactgcccctatatacaagaatataactactataatactgccccctatatacaagaatataactactataatactgctccctatatacaagaatataactactataatactgccccctatatacaagaatataactactataatactgccccctatatacaagaatataactactataatactgctcctatatacaagaatataactactataatactgcaatctatatacaagaatataactactataatactgctcctatatacaagaatataactactataatactgcctcctatatacaagaatataactactataatactgccccctatatacaagaatataactactataatactgccccctatggacaagaatataactactataatactgctcctatatacaagaatataactactataatactgccccctatggacaagaatataactactataatactgctcctatatacaagaatataactactataatactgccccctatatacaagaatataactactataatactgcctcctatatacaagaatataactactataatactgccccctatatacaagaatataactactataatactgcccctatatacaagaatataactactataatactgcccctatatacaagaatataactactataatactgcctcctatatacaagagtataactactataatactgcccactatatacaagaatataactactataatactgctcctatatacaagaatataactactataatactgcccctatatacaagaatataactactataatactgctcctatatacaagaatataactactataatactgcctcctatatacaagaatataactactataatactgcccctacatacaagaatataaatactataatactgcccctatatacaagaatataactactataatactgctcctatatacaagaatataactactataatactgctcctatatacaagaatataactactataatactgctccctatatacaagaatataactactataatactgctcctatatacaagaatatagctactataatacttcccccatatacaagaatataactactataatactgccccctatatacaagaatataactactataatactgccccctatatacaagaatataagtactataatactgctcctatatacaagaatataagtactataatactgcccctatatacaagaatataactactataatactgctcctatatacaagaatataactactataatactgctcctatatacaagaatataagtactataatactgcccctatatacaagaatataactactataatactgctcctatatacaagaatataactactataatacagcctcctatatacaagaatataactactataatactgcccctatatacaagaatataactactataatactgctcctatatacaagaatatagctactataatactgcctcctacatacaagaatataactactataatactgccctctatatacaagaatataactactattagggcgggttcacacatagcggaatttcacttaaattccgctgcggacactccgcagcgttaatccgcagcggagccgtttctccattgactttcactttaatttagcagtgttcgtttacacgatgcgtacaattccgctgcggagcataggctgcggagcggaatttggtgtccgcagcatgctctgtctgttgcggagcagtggcggactggttgcggactcatggcggaatttctccattgacttcaatggagagtcaaaattccgcaatgaagtccgcagatcttatgtgtgctgcggagcgtattgtttttactaccatgacatttcttcaatctggctggacctatgtatttctaggtctacagccagactgaggaagtcaatggggctcccgtaatgacgggagcgttgctaggagacgtctgtaaatagtcactgtccagggtgctgaaagagttacgcgatcggcagtaactgtttctgcacccgggacagtgactaccgatctcaatatacatgtatctgtaaaaaaaaatataagttcatacttaccgagaactccctgcgtctgtctccagtccggcctcccaggatgacgtttcagtgtaagtgacggctgcagccaatcacaggccaagcacaggctgcagcggtcacatggactggagcgtcatccagggaggtcgggccggatgccgaaagagggacgcgtcaccaagacaacgggcggtaagtatgaatttctttgactttcactagggaaagtgctgtcccttctctctatcctgcactgaatagggagaagagaagcacttttcctgcagtccgcagcggccagtccgcatcaattttctgcacattttgtgcagatccgctgcagaatctgcaatgcagattctgtgcggcattgatgcggacagttgcggaggaattccgccatgtgtggtcatgccctaatactgccctctatatacaagaatataactactataatactgccccctatatacaagaatagaactactacaatactgccccctatatacaagaatataactactataatactgcctctatatacaagaatataactactataatactgcctctatatacaagaatataactactataatactgctccctatatacaagaatataactactataatactgcccctatatacaagaatataactactataatactgctcctatatacaagaatataactactataatactgcccctatatacaagaatataactactataatactgctcctatatagaagaatataactactataatactgccccctatatacaagaatataactactataatactgcccctatatacaagaatataactactgtaatactgtgccctatatacaagaatataactactataatactgcctctatatacaagaatataactactataatactgctccctatatacaagaatataaccactataatactgcccctatatacaagaatataactactgtaatactgcgccctatatacaagactataactactataatactgctcctatatacaagaatataactactataatactgcccctatatataagaatataactactataatactgcccctatatacaagaatataactactataatactgccccctatatacaagaatataactactataatactgctcctatatacaagaatataactactacaatactgccccctatatacaagaatataactactataatactgccccctatatacaagaatataactactgtaatactgtgccctatgtacaagaatataactactataatactgctcctatatacaagaatataactactgtaatactgccccctatatacaagaatataactactataatactgctcctatatacaagaatataactactataatactaacccctatatacaagaatataactactataatactgccccctatatacaagaatataactactataacaccgcctgtatatacaagaatataactactataatactgccccctatatacaagaatataactactataatactgctcctatatacaagaatataactactataatactgccccctatatacaagaatataactactataatactgcccctatatacaagaatataactaatataatactgccccctatatacaagaatataactactataatactgcctcctatatacaagaatataactactataatactgccccctatatacaagaatataactactataatacagcctcctatatacaagaatataactactataatactgcctcctatatacaagaatataactactgtaatactgtgccctatgtacaagaatataagtactataatactgcccctatatacaagaatataactactataatactgcccctatatacaagaatataactactataatactgctcctatatacaagaatataactactataatactgcccctatatacaagaatataactactataatactgctcctatatacaagaatataactactataatactgccccctatatacaagaatataactactataatactgttcctatatacaagaatataactactataatactgccccctatatacaagaatataactactataatactgctcctatatacaagaatataactactataatactgccccctatatacaagaatataactactataatactgttcctatatacaagaatataactactataatactgccccctatatacaagaatataactactataatactgccccctatatacaagaatagaactactataatactgctcctatatacaagaatatacctactataatactgctcctatatacaagaatataattactataatactgctcctatatacaagaatataaatactataatactgcaccctatatacaagaatataactactataatactgttcctatatacaagaatataactactataatactgccccctatatacaagactataactactataatactgctcctatatacaagaatataactactataatactgccccctatatacaagaatataactactataatactgttcctatatacaagaatataactactataatactgccccctatatacaagaatataactactataatactgctcctatatacaagaatataactactataataacaaCTAGTCTGTTATTTGGGGTATAGTGTAGAGAACCCGCCGGCTTCCCCCataaattaatttttcatttttgttctctgatgtctttagGAGAGAAGCCGCACAAATGTCAAGTTTGTGGAAAAGCTTTCAGCCAGAGCTCGAACCTCATCACACACAGCCGCAAGCACACGGGCTTCAAGCCTTTTACATGCGACCTGTGCGGCAAGGGGTTCCAGCGCAAGGTGGACCTGAGGAGGCACAGAGAAAACCAACACGGACTAAAATGACCAAAATGGGGTTAATAGTGGGGCTGGATATCCCATGGGCATTGGTCTGTGAGATCAATCATCAGTCCTGGTTTCTTACATGGATACGACACAGGCGACATCTTGGCAGTTATGCAGCATGAGTAGTCAATGACTAGGGTTGGGCGGTTGCCTAGCAACAAGTACTCCCGCCAGCGGGTGACACCACTGGATCCTTTGGTTTTTGTATACCATGGACTATAGTAATAGCACGCCGGCCTTTTGTTCCATTGATTAAAGATGGCCGCTAAAGTGATGTTACTCAGGTGGGTAGGGGGAGAAGGGTCTCCCTATCAGAAGGGGGGGTTTATTATTTCCAATGTTTTTCAactcattttatttatttcaggCGATTGTTGCTTACGATCAGTTTCTttaacgccccctgtatataataattatGTATAATAGATATTACGATGTATTATTACTTGGAATAAAACCTTTTATACATTTGacatttacaattttttctaatagaagtgcaaaggaaaaaaaaattgagctgttgcctatggcaaccaatcaggttgctgctttaaaATGCTCAACCTGTTGTggaaaaatgagagctggaaattgattggttgctataaacTCTCTCCCACACAAGAGGTGTAGAAGGGCCATCCAATCAGAACTGCTAGGGAAAGAGAAATAGGATTGGTTGTTATAAGCTCTCTACCAAACAAAAGAGGAGGAGGTAGAGGAGGACCATCCAATCAGATCAGTGCTAGCAAAATGAAAGGCGCAATCTGATTTGTTgctatgggctttttttttccaCACGAAGAAGATGAAAGTGGAGGAGGGCCATACAATCCAATCACTTCTAGCAAACTGAAAGaagttgattggttgctatgggctccATCCCATTAAGGTGAAGGAGGGCCATCCAATCAGCTCACTGCTAGCAAAGTAAAAagagaaatctgattggttgctatgggctctATCAAACACAGAAAAGATGGAGGAGTATTATCAAATCAGATCGAtgatagaaaaatgaaaggaggaatctgattggtttctattaaTAACTTGCCAGAACTAGTTTTTATAGTGAAGGGACgtagcccatagcaaccaatcagattaaagTTCTGATTTTTGAAGTACCATATTGGTCGCTATGGGCAACAGCTCCATTTTTGTAGTTCATACATTTATCCGAATACGTGTATTATTATTACTTGCAGCAGACGATTGGCCATCCGGAGATGTGGATTCTGGTCGCGGGCTTTCGTCTCCTCCATTTGTTTTTATGACGTGCTCTCGCTCTAAGCCTAATAAAAGTCAGATTCGTTTTTTCCGTTTCGCAGATTTGCATTGTTCAGGACCGGAGGATGAATGGAGGCATTTTATCCATCCAGTCCGTCCTCCCTTACATTTGCTTTGCAGATCAGATTCTTCCTCTTACAAGACGGGTCATTAAAATCACTTGTTCCTGTTAACCCTTGGTGAATCGATACGCAGTGCATTCTGGGTTGAGCATGGACACAAAGATTTACCTATCTTctttggcagaggggccttttgacCCCTTTAGGCACCAGGGTCCAGGGGTGACTGCTATCTCTGCAGCCCCTATAGCGACAGCTATGTACCTACACCTACGCCATGTGCGCGgagccttaaatgggttttccagacagtacaaattgatggcctatcctcaggataaggccatcaataactgatggggcggggtccgactcctgggacccccgatcagctgttttgaaggggccgcagcactcccattcacttcaatgtgagaaggccgcaatacctgtgaatcgccaaatTGCTAAATGCGGGTCAACGattcagtgagcaagtagaaatgaaggggaagcagcacttgtacaagcgctgcacccccttcaaaatagctgatcggcgggggtcccgggaatcggaccccgacccatcagctatttatGGCCTATCTGGAGGATAAGCCATAAATTTTTACTGTCTGGAAACCCCTGTAAAGGCGCCAAGGTGTCCATAGGCCTCAGCTGTACAGAGCCGTAGGCGCCCCGTGCGCTTCTGTATAGTGCCTCAATAATATGGCATGATGGCGCATGCCACGATTTGTGTTCTGTGGGATTCTGTAAAACTTCCCAACATCTGCATCCTCATTTGTGGGACAATTTTAAGCTCTGCTCCGATCCGCCTACAAAACTTCTCAGAAATGCCCACTTTCGGGGGCACATTTGCATCATATCCTGTCCCTTCGAGGTTtgtttcacacagagttttttggtgaggtttttgacacggaaacgatGTCGGAAACCAttacaaaaaacgtccgaaaacacc belongs to Rhinoderma darwinii isolate aRhiDar2 chromosome 8, aRhiDar2.hap1, whole genome shotgun sequence and includes:
- the GFI1B gene encoding zinc finger protein Gfi-1b — translated: MPRSFLVKSKKTHSYHQHRYSEDEGPPEESPVTAICQDDGESDNGHLSSIALKENAPEDLTKSSHVHSEDDTARPLYLSRGISTASGPGIPMSLLPIKSYPSLPLSAFYKQSLSWESLHSAYSFKQVPSHVHPAMLQRPIGLYSSPPATPESNYDHPINYSLGFSSPIDNYHCVKCSKVFSTSHGLEVHVRRSHSGTRPFVCDTCGKSFGHAVSLEQHLNVHSQERSFECKMCGKTFKRSSTLSTHLLIHSDTRPYPCQFCGKRFHQKSDMKKHTYIHTGEKPHKCQVCGKAFSQSSNLITHSRKHTGFKPFTCDLCGKGFQRKVDLRRHRENQHGLK